Proteins encoded by one window of Chryseobacterium foetidum:
- a CDS encoding DUF6452 family protein — MKQFFKYTFLIFCLGTAVSCGGDDDICESGEGTPRMKVRFRNAGGQLRTVDSLYLRVDYGTRVVDFGRTTNADSLLIPLRVDDAAYTDMYFKTRRAETESKVRVNYTTTATYVSPGCGVKKTYQNVNSQLVTPGKVLSVANGQNFIENEDKTNLFLTF; from the coding sequence ATGAAGCAGTTTTTTAAATATACTTTCTTAATTTTTTGTCTCGGAACTGCTGTAAGTTGCGGTGGTGACGACGATATCTGTGAAAGCGGTGAAGGTACTCCCAGAATGAAAGTGCGGTTCAGAAACGCTGGAGGGCAGCTCAGAACAGTTGACTCTCTTTATCTGAGAGTAGACTACGGAACGCGCGTGGTGGATTTCGGCAGAACAACAAACGCAGATTCGCTTTTAATTCCTTTAAGAGTAGACGATGCAGCATACACGGATATGTATTTCAAGACCAGAAGAGCCGAAACTGAATCAAAGGTCAGAGTAAATTATACCACGACTGCGACCTACGTTTCTCCCGGATGTGGCGTAAAAAAAACGTATCAGAATGTAAATTCACAGTTGGTAACTCCCGGGAAGGTGCTTTCAGTAGCAAACGGACAAAACTTTATTGAAAATGAAGACAAGACTAATCTTTTCCTTACTTTTTAG
- a CDS encoding DUF6048 family protein has translation MKTRLIFSLLFSAFALQFSAQNKKEEVVKEKWKYEPNFMVGVDVLNITVSFFSDRQLFQGFISSKVKGNTHALIEAGFEKNVYQKNGYDATANGPFAKIGAFYMLAKDRENEFNGFYAGGKVAGSFYNQEYKAIPVRGFGGSSASVSMPASSQSSFWLEGVLGGRVQLFETNFFIDVTMQPKYLIATSKQDDVEPMIVPGFGKSSNSFNMGFSWSLAYKF, from the coding sequence ATGAAGACAAGACTAATCTTTTCCTTACTTTTTAGTGCGTTCGCACTGCAGTTTTCTGCTCAGAATAAAAAGGAAGAAGTAGTAAAAGAAAAATGGAAATATGAACCCAACTTTATGGTTGGGGTAGACGTTCTGAATATTACGGTTTCGTTTTTCTCAGACCGTCAGCTTTTTCAGGGTTTTATTTCATCAAAAGTGAAGGGAAATACGCATGCCCTGATTGAAGCAGGTTTTGAGAAAAACGTGTATCAGAAGAATGGTTATGATGCAACTGCCAACGGACCGTTTGCGAAAATTGGTGCTTTTTATATGCTTGCAAAAGACCGTGAAAATGAATTCAACGGATTTTATGCCGGTGGAAAAGTAGCGGGATCATTTTATAATCAGGAATACAAAGCAATTCCGGTGAGAGGTTTCGGTGGAAGCAGCGCAAGTGTTTCTATGCCTGCATCATCACAGTCTTCATTTTGGCTGGAAGGTGTTTTGGGCGGAAGAGTGCAGCTTTTTGAAACCAATTTCTTTATTGATGTCACGATGCAGCCAAAATATTTGATTGCCACGTCAAAGCAGGATGACGTAGAACCTATGATTGTTCCCGGTTTCGGAAAGAGTTCTAACAGTTTTAATATGGGATTTTCCTGGAGTCTGGCTTACAAATTTTAA
- a CDS encoding reprolysin-like metallopeptidase: protein MKKLITVLFCSVLGVTASAQWTKTSAASVAGKRSSTVEAATIGEYYKLDLNLLRSKLKNAQDSGPNAKPVEILIPTLHGKMERFAVYSFPVMVKELADQYQLGSYSGVGLDDPTKLVRFSLSPNDFQSMISHNGSYEFIDPQDTAKTVYLVHPKSAGSDKVFQCSTSESPVAVAQLEKLKLPGQSFSHQPGDFSKMSDKKYRTMRLAISATGEYTAFHGGTVASALAAINATMTRVNFVFEKDLALHLNIQNYPGIIYTDAASDPYTGNLNLQLQSVLTANVGNANYDIGHVFNAAGNNGNAGCIGCVCIAPTTAVPRGKGSAFTQSTSPVGDTFDIDFVAHEMGHQLGANHTFAHSLEGAGVNMEPGSGSTIMGYAGITGGPNTDVQMNSDPYFHVASIVQIQNNLIAKTCDIETTIANNAPVIGTLPTYTIPKGTAYVLTAPVTDSENDPLTYTWEQFDAADVLANVNDDPITASNLGTTTFGASFRSFAPVTSPTRYFPKLSSVLNGVLNNSNSGWESVSNVARESNFAITVRDNHPIPTQQQTQSAIQTINVGADGPFKLTTGGFLFSNAANVITWDVVNTAAGAYNSPNVKIDYSTDNGVTWTVVLASTSNDGTESIAALPAALNGQTVALRISSIGNVFYALKKMTVAAQVACGTAITGVVVSNIGPSGATVSWPAVSGATSYVIQYKKTSVTTWQQTTSTTSTVNISGLSDNTAYEVQVAAVCGTQGPFSASTNFTTATISYCTITATNATQFEYISNVTLSYNGTPLLNNTSGPSNYTNYTTNTALQTTVAAGNTYGLSITVGTPDWDTSAVFVDFNANGIFESTERVLNYPTAVPTAPITGSFTVPASAVIGVPLRMRVILYYAGAANAGLSLGGTFAGCGTFGYGEVEDYNLLIPSLSTSETSLVKNNIQIYPNPATDVLNITKVSSNAKYEIHSAVGQLVKSGSINDNQVRVAELVKGTYLITIRDKDLKETVKFIKK from the coding sequence ATGAAAAAATTGATTACTGTTTTGTTTTGTAGCGTGCTGGGAGTTACAGCTTCTGCGCAATGGACGAAGACCTCTGCAGCGTCAGTGGCTGGCAAAAGATCGTCTACTGTAGAAGCTGCAACAATAGGTGAATACTACAAACTGGATCTGAACTTACTAAGATCAAAATTAAAAAACGCACAGGACTCTGGCCCCAATGCTAAGCCTGTAGAAATTTTAATCCCTACCTTGCACGGAAAGATGGAAAGATTTGCTGTTTACAGCTTTCCTGTAATGGTGAAGGAGCTTGCAGACCAATATCAGTTGGGATCTTATTCTGGTGTAGGTTTGGATGATCCAACCAAATTGGTGAGATTCTCTCTTTCTCCCAATGATTTCCAGTCGATGATAAGTCACAATGGCAGTTATGAATTTATCGATCCACAGGATACTGCAAAGACGGTTTATTTAGTTCATCCTAAATCTGCTGGCTCAGATAAGGTGTTCCAGTGTAGTACATCAGAAAGCCCGGTAGCTGTTGCACAACTTGAAAAACTTAAACTTCCTGGTCAGTCTTTCTCTCATCAGCCTGGTGATTTTTCCAAGATGTCTGATAAGAAATACAGAACAATGAGACTTGCAATCTCTGCTACGGGAGAATATACTGCCTTCCATGGCGGTACTGTGGCAAGTGCACTGGCTGCAATTAATGCTACAATGACGAGGGTGAACTTCGTTTTTGAAAAAGATCTTGCATTGCATTTAAATATCCAGAATTATCCTGGAATTATTTATACAGATGCTGCATCTGATCCGTATACAGGAAATCTTAATCTTCAGTTGCAGTCTGTTTTGACAGCAAATGTGGGTAACGCAAATTATGACATAGGACACGTCTTTAATGCCGCTGGTAACAATGGCAATGCAGGATGTATTGGCTGTGTATGTATCGCACCTACAACTGCTGTTCCAAGAGGGAAAGGTTCTGCCTTTACGCAAAGCACAAGTCCGGTAGGAGATACTTTTGATATTGATTTTGTTGCTCACGAAATGGGGCATCAGCTTGGAGCGAATCATACTTTTGCTCATTCTCTAGAAGGGGCAGGAGTAAACATGGAGCCGGGTTCCGGGTCAACTATTATGGGGTATGCAGGTATTACCGGCGGCCCGAATACCGATGTTCAGATGAATTCTGATCCTTACTTTCATGTAGCAAGTATTGTACAGATTCAGAACAATCTTATCGCTAAAACTTGTGATATAGAAACTACAATTGCCAATAATGCACCGGTCATTGGAACGTTGCCTACTTACACTATACCTAAAGGAACTGCTTATGTACTTACAGCCCCGGTTACAGATTCGGAAAATGATCCACTTACCTATACATGGGAGCAGTTTGATGCAGCAGATGTGTTAGCGAATGTAAATGACGATCCGATTACTGCAAGTAATTTAGGAACAACCACATTCGGTGCTTCTTTCAGATCATTTGCTCCTGTTACAAGTCCTACACGTTATTTTCCAAAACTTTCTTCAGTATTAAACGGTGTTCTAAACAATTCAAACAGCGGATGGGAGTCTGTCTCTAATGTAGCAAGAGAATCCAATTTTGCTATTACGGTAAGAGATAATCATCCTATACCTACGCAGCAGCAGACACAATCTGCGATACAGACCATCAATGTAGGAGCTGACGGACCTTTTAAATTAACAACCGGTGGATTTTTATTCAGCAATGCTGCCAATGTAATTACATGGGACGTTGTTAACACAGCAGCCGGAGCTTATAACTCTCCAAATGTAAAGATTGATTATTCTACAGATAATGGTGTTACATGGACAGTTGTTTTGGCATCAACATCTAATGACGGGACAGAATCCATCGCTGCTTTGCCTGCGGCACTAAATGGACAGACTGTTGCTCTGAGAATTTCTTCTATAGGAAATGTATTTTACGCTTTAAAGAAAATGACGGTTGCGGCACAGGTTGCTTGTGGCACAGCAATTACAGGTGTTGTTGTGTCAAATATAGGCCCATCAGGTGCTACTGTAAGCTGGCCTGCAGTTTCTGGTGCCACTTCGTATGTTATCCAATACAAGAAAACGTCGGTAACTACATGGCAACAAACAACTTCTACAACAAGCACGGTTAATATTTCAGGTCTTTCTGATAATACTGCCTATGAAGTTCAGGTCGCTGCAGTATGTGGAACACAAGGGCCTTTCTCTGCAAGCACAAACTTTACCACTGCTACAATTTCGTATTGTACAATCACGGCAACTAATGCTACGCAGTTTGAATACATTTCAAATGTTACATTGTCATACAATGGCACGCCTTTGTTGAATAATACTTCAGGACCTTCAAATTACACAAATTACACAACCAATACTGCGCTTCAGACTACGGTAGCAGCAGGAAATACCTACGGGTTGTCAATCACTGTAGGAACTCCGGATTGGGATACCTCGGCAGTCTTTGTTGATTTTAATGCGAACGGTATTTTTGAAAGTACGGAAAGAGTGTTAAATTATCCAACCGCAGTTCCTACTGCGCCTATTACTGGATCATTTACAGTTCCGGCCTCTGCTGTAATAGGTGTTCCACTTAGAATGAGAGTCATCCTGTATTACGCAGGAGCCGCAAACGCTGGATTGTCTTTAGGCGGCACCTTTGCGGGCTGCGGCACATTTGGCTATGGTGAAGTAGAGGACTATAATTTATTAATTCCATCTTTAAGTACCAGCGAAACTTCTCTGGTTAAAAACAATATTCAGATTTATCCTAACCCTGCAACTGATGTTCTAAATATCACAAAAGTTTCTTCAAATGCAAAATATGAGATTCACAGTGCAGTGGGACAATTGGTGAAATCAGGATCAATTAATGATAATCAGGTAAGAGTGGCCGAATTGGTAAAAGGTACATATTTGATTACAATTAGAGATAAAGATCTTAAAGAGACGGTTAAGTTCATTAAAAAGTAA
- a CDS encoding GEVED domain-containing protein has translation MKKILLFFAFLFAFLPRVSGQTGQIGTGTGTSVYLPIYSYYGYNYSQQIYTAAEMTAAVGANNLITAVRFYVDTTSSPQTSFNSWKVFMGNSTQANFATTTSWVPIANLQEVYSATLPNMTNGSWVELPLSTPFIWDGTSNVVIAVNENAPQYSGYPGQAWGTYNAGTNRGILYYEDTANPNPASPPTASNRYADIPRVQFVYAPVPPCTTAAPTYTVGNLTATSATVSWSPTAGATYILRYRTLPGGTWTTVNLNTPLTTNYTINGLTEVTQYEVEIATVCGGVTGAFGTAVPFTTPGISYCTATSTSNADGYISNVTANATNSYVMSNNSGAAFYTNYGTDPSKLITFVRNSTNNTVSVSKTFVGSFQYSFGTGVWIDFNRNGIFETNEQVLNSPSNTTTPVVSAGFTIPATAYNGTLPTRMRVVMTESASATACGSFTWGEVEDYNVRFVDLQPCTTAPPTNISVANITVSSATVSWVATANATYIIRYRVGTTGAWTTVTLPTTTPPTSVYNIPGLAESTAYEVQVATICGGVTGAFSASVPFSTPALTYCTSNPTSTTVYEYLSNVTVTPTGFAAMVSNSATPPPFYSDYTADTTRQITLIRGTSNNAISATKIWPNSTYASGTRAWIDFNRNGIFGDVANELVLDSPSNTVSVVNNTNFTVPTVAQGAYAGTLPVRMRVVLVEGATPNPCGTFTWGEVEDYNVRLIDLQPCSTTAPVPTVTNLTATTAYVSWLPTANATYRIRWRQGTTGAWLPTPLGYLELPAGQSWHTITGLTEQTAYQVQIQAKCGTTWGAFGASVPFTTPPLTYCPMTGGGTNDHIANVTVSPTGQAVMSNTSTQNGYTLYNTPATLINLEIGSTNNQISVAKGWTGSTSADAVTAWIDYNRDGTFANDERILISASSTTTPVTATFDVPQTVYTGPFNTTMRVVLNRGAAPTMCTSPANGEVEDYYVKLRPCNNVAPTPPTFTTVTHNSAVVNWVNTSGNLNFIVQYRPVTTPASPWTNVNASTITNNPPLTLNGLTPATTYEVQISAVCNGIAGTPGAIRTFTTRCDPTPPNVTISSVTSGSATVTWNPIVPSATYILRYRVVGATNWEPTITLPVPPTNTYILQGLSSYVTYEVQIANICVGETTPNPWSNPVVFTTIRVCSIPPPGLTITQLNPTSAEVTWEPYTGTGATNSYILRYRKVGIPSWTTVTVNNTNTHLITGLLELTKYEMQIANVCTGTPGNFTPLYYFTTPTVTYCQMGGSNAGSEYINKVTVTPYQGQAYVNETTGGAPGYHYYETNTDGKQIVLVQGSQGNVIRVDKTSSTGSNTGVAVWIDFNRNGYFDINEKILSNGPNTADNASASFTVPDDAFVSLTDYKYVMMRVAMQKDGIPVNCTSFANGEVEDYLVRIVKQAVVNPLNQTDIMIYPNPVATVLNVKNISKKANYKIYSAAGQLVSDGLILNNKIDVSRLINGLYVIELVDGDKTVQKKFIKE, from the coding sequence ATGAAAAAAATATTACTTTTTTTTGCCTTTCTCTTTGCTTTTCTACCTCGTGTATCGGGGCAGACAGGTCAGATTGGTACAGGTACGGGAACATCCGTTTATCTGCCAATATATAGCTATTATGGCTATAATTATTCTCAGCAGATTTATACTGCAGCAGAAATGACTGCGGCAGTTGGTGCCAATAACCTGATTACTGCTGTAAGATTTTATGTCGATACGACGTCGTCACCTCAGACTAGCTTTAACAGCTGGAAAGTCTTTATGGGAAATTCTACGCAGGCTAACTTTGCCACGACCACCAGCTGGGTTCCTATTGCGAATTTACAGGAAGTATATTCTGCGACGTTACCCAATATGACCAATGGTTCCTGGGTAGAACTTCCTCTTTCAACACCTTTTATATGGGATGGTACGAGCAATGTCGTTATCGCTGTTAACGAAAATGCACCTCAATACTCAGGATATCCAGGCCAGGCTTGGGGAACGTATAATGCAGGAACAAACAGAGGAATTCTTTATTATGAGGATACTGCAAATCCTAATCCTGCATCTCCCCCTACTGCCAGTAACAGATATGCGGATATACCGAGAGTGCAGTTTGTGTATGCTCCCGTACCTCCTTGTACAACGGCAGCCCCTACTTATACGGTAGGTAATTTAACTGCTACATCAGCTACTGTTTCCTGGTCTCCGACAGCAGGTGCAACTTATATTTTAAGATACCGAACGCTTCCGGGTGGAACGTGGACAACTGTGAATCTTAATACTCCGCTTACAACGAATTATACTATAAATGGTCTTACCGAAGTTACACAATATGAAGTTGAGATCGCTACAGTTTGTGGAGGTGTCACTGGCGCATTTGGAACAGCTGTTCCTTTCACCACACCAGGCATTTCTTATTGTACAGCAACATCAACCAGTAATGCCGACGGTTATATATCTAATGTAACAGCAAACGCAACGAATTCTTATGTGATGAGTAATAATTCAGGTGCAGCATTCTATACCAATTATGGAACTGATCCTTCCAAACTGATTACATTTGTAAGAAATTCTACAAACAACACAGTTTCCGTAAGCAAAACATTCGTAGGAAGTTTTCAGTATTCTTTCGGAACAGGTGTTTGGATTGATTTTAACAGAAATGGTATCTTTGAGACTAATGAGCAGGTTTTAAACTCTCCTAGTAATACAACTACACCTGTGGTAAGTGCAGGATTTACGATACCGGCAACAGCATACAACGGTACACTTCCAACCCGTATGAGGGTAGTAATGACAGAATCAGCCTCAGCGACTGCATGTGGAAGTTTTACATGGGGTGAGGTAGAAGATTATAATGTCAGATTTGTTGATCTACAGCCTTGTACTACAGCTCCGCCAACAAATATTTCGGTAGCTAACATTACCGTTTCTTCAGCCACAGTTTCTTGGGTTGCCACAGCAAATGCTACATATATTATCAGATACAGAGTTGGAACAACAGGTGCATGGACTACGGTTACATTACCTACAACCACACCCCCAACAAGTGTTTATAATATTCCTGGTCTAGCAGAATCTACGGCATACGAAGTACAGGTGGCAACAATCTGTGGTGGTGTTACCGGTGCATTTTCTGCAAGTGTTCCATTCAGTACACCAGCATTAACATATTGTACTTCAAACCCTACAAGTACAACTGTGTACGAATATCTTTCTAATGTTACTGTAACTCCCACTGGGTTTGCAGCAATGGTAAGTAATTCTGCGACACCCCCGCCATTCTATTCAGATTATACTGCTGATACTACACGTCAGATTACTCTTATCAGAGGAACTTCGAATAATGCTATTTCAGCAACTAAAATCTGGCCCAACTCAACCTATGCTTCTGGAACCAGAGCCTGGATCGATTTTAACAGAAACGGCATTTTTGGTGATGTTGCCAATGAACTTGTTTTAGACTCTCCGTCTAACACTGTATCTGTTGTAAATAATACAAACTTTACTGTTCCTACAGTTGCGCAAGGTGCTTATGCAGGTACACTTCCGGTACGAATGAGAGTAGTGCTTGTAGAAGGTGCCACACCTAATCCTTGTGGAACATTCACATGGGGTGAGGTTGAGGATTATAATGTAAGACTGATCGATCTTCAGCCATGCAGTACAACTGCTCCGGTACCTACTGTAACGAATCTTACAGCTACGACAGCATATGTTTCATGGTTACCGACAGCAAACGCTACCTATAGAATCAGATGGAGACAGGGAACAACTGGTGCATGGTTGCCTACACCATTAGGTTATCTTGAGTTACCTGCCGGGCAAAGCTGGCATACAATTACAGGATTAACTGAGCAGACTGCTTATCAGGTACAGATCCAAGCTAAATGTGGAACTACATGGGGAGCGTTTGGTGCTTCAGTGCCTTTCACTACTCCGCCGCTTACTTACTGTCCTATGACTGGAGGTGGAACAAACGATCATATTGCCAACGTTACAGTGAGCCCTACAGGTCAGGCTGTGATGAGCAATACCTCAACTCAGAACGGTTATACTTTATATAATACTCCTGCAACTTTAATCAATCTGGAAATTGGTTCTACCAATAACCAAATTTCGGTTGCCAAGGGATGGACAGGTTCTACATCTGCTGATGCAGTGACAGCCTGGATTGATTATAACAGAGACGGTACTTTTGCTAATGATGAGAGAATATTGATCTCTGCATCAAGTACTACAACACCGGTAACTGCAACTTTCGATGTTCCGCAAACTGTTTATACAGGACCATTTAATACTACCATGAGAGTTGTATTAAATCGTGGTGCTGCTCCAACGATGTGTACGAGCCCTGCAAACGGTGAAGTTGAAGATTATTATGTAAAACTGAGACCTTGTAACAATGTTGCTCCGACACCACCTACATTTACTACGGTTACTCATAATTCTGCTGTAGTAAACTGGGTGAATACATCCGGTAACCTAAACTTTATCGTGCAGTACAGACCGGTAACTACACCAGCTTCTCCGTGGACTAACGTGAACGCTTCTACCATCACTAATAACCCACCATTGACGTTAAACGGTTTGACCCCGGCTACAACGTATGAAGTTCAGATCTCTGCGGTTTGTAACGGTATCGCCGGAACTCCGGGAGCGATCAGAACATTCACTACACGATGTGATCCTACGCCTCCAAACGTTACGATCTCAAGTGTAACTTCAGGTTCTGCAACCGTTACATGGAACCCGATTGTACCTAGTGCAACTTATATCCTGAGATACAGAGTTGTTGGTGCGACCAACTGGGAGCCTACAATTACATTACCTGTTCCTCCAACGAATACTTATATTCTTCAGGGGTTAAGTTCTTATGTGACTTATGAGGTTCAGATTGCCAATATCTGTGTGGGAGAAACCACTCCAAACCCATGGTCAAACCCGGTAGTGTTTACTACAATCAGAGTCTGTTCTATTCCGCCTCCGGGATTGACGATTACTCAACTGAATCCTACAAGTGCTGAAGTTACATGGGAACCTTATACAGGAACCGGTGCTACAAACAGCTATATCTTAAGATACAGAAAAGTGGGAATTCCGAGCTGGACTACGGTTACGGTGAACAATACCAATACTCACTTAATCACAGGTTTGCTTGAGCTTACCAAATACGAAATGCAGATTGCGAACGTATGTACCGGTACTCCGGGTAACTTTACGCCACTGTACTATTTCACAACTCCAACTGTAACCTACTGTCAGATGGGAGGAAGCAATGCAGGAAGTGAGTACATCAACAAGGTTACTGTTACACCTTATCAGGGTCAGGCCTATGTTAATGAGACTACAGGAGGTGCTCCGGGATATCATTATTATGAAACCAATACAGACGGTAAGCAGATTGTTTTGGTTCAGGGAAGTCAGGGTAACGTGATCAGAGTTGATAAAACTTCATCTACCGGTTCCAATACCGGAGTGGCAGTATGGATTGACTTCAACAGAAACGGATACTTCGATATCAACGAAAAAATCCTTTCAAACGGACCGAACACCGCAGACAATGCAAGTGCTTCATTTACAGTTCCTGATGACGCTTTCGTGAGCCTTACAGATTACAAATATGTAATGATGAGAGTAGCGATGCAGAAAGATGGTATTCCTGTAAACTGTACGAGTTTTGCCAATGGTGAGGTTGAAGATTATCTTGTAAGAATCGTTAAGCAGGCTGTTGTAAACCCTCTTAACCAAACCGACATCATGATTTACCCTAACCCGGTAGCTACTGTACTGAATGTAAAAAATATCAGCAAAAAAGCCAATTACAAAATTTACAGTGCAGCTGGTCAGCTGGTATCAGACGGATTGATCCTGAACAACAAGATCGACGTAAGCAGATTAATCAACGGATTGTACGTGATTGAACTGGTGGACGGCGACAAAACAGTTCAGAAGAAATTTATTAAAGAATAA
- a CDS encoding M43 family zinc metalloprotease, which translates to MMNNSTISRVVFLFSFIVFATVYGQKDSKNNKLELGKVYTVDQLRDMNGLIRCSSTEYEKDLQAKYPERMSDTEFEAWLAPLIKNSAAKSQNGDIITIPVVVHVIHSGQAYGTAPNIPDGQVTSQITVMNEDFRRMSGTRGFNTVAVGADTKIQFALAKVDPNGNPTHGIERINMCRASWSMDDINNIVKPSTIWDPTQYMNMWSVNFSNTQLLGYAQFPSNSTLAGLDPNGGVATTDGVVAGYWCFGSADYDDGTFSLADDVDLGRTMTHEVGHFLGLRHLWGDGPCATDYCNDTPFSSNAGNAHYICNPNQDSCPTQPGLDMVRNYMNYTYDLCMNIFTVDQTARMITVMNNSPRRSTLKTSTKDVAIPLFANDAELKAEKFCSTATSCGASAAVSIPFSLYNRGTSALTSAVISYSVNGGAAQTFNWTGNLAQNRYAIVSLPATQGSTVTAQIISVNGTTDARAGNNNAFAVAGGYTTTPIAASTAVTFTFQPDFYGSETSWTLKNSAGATLYSGGNYSDGVANGNQIVSMPALVTQTWNLVPDCYVFTINDTEGDGIVVYGYYYVKDAANNILISEGATDFGFTQSKSFKVLVLDTKEANGVVNSKIQIYPNPATEVLNVTKVSDKAKYEIHNAAGQLVRAGNISNNQVRVAELVKGTYIITVRDKGISETLKFIKK; encoded by the coding sequence ATGATGAATAATTCTACAATTTCAAGAGTAGTTTTTTTATTCTCATTTATCGTTTTTGCCACAGTTTATGGACAAAAGGATAGTAAGAATAATAAATTAGAGCTTGGAAAAGTGTATACAGTAGATCAGCTGAGAGACATGAATGGTCTTATACGCTGTTCTTCCACCGAGTATGAGAAAGACCTTCAGGCTAAATATCCTGAAAGAATGTCCGATACTGAATTCGAAGCATGGCTTGCACCATTGATTAAAAATTCTGCTGCAAAATCACAAAATGGAGATATCATTACTATTCCGGTGGTAGTGCACGTAATTCACTCTGGTCAGGCTTATGGTACAGCTCCCAATATTCCTGACGGTCAGGTGACTTCACAAATTACCGTAATGAATGAAGACTTCAGAAGAATGTCTGGTACCCGTGGATTTAATACTGTGGCGGTAGGTGCTGATACAAAAATCCAGTTTGCTTTAGCAAAAGTGGATCCGAATGGAAATCCTACTCATGGTATTGAAAGAATCAACATGTGCCGGGCGTCTTGGTCAATGGATGATATTAATAATATAGTGAAGCCAAGCACAATTTGGGATCCTACACAGTATATGAATATGTGGAGTGTGAATTTCTCCAACACTCAGTTGCTGGGCTATGCACAGTTTCCTTCAAATTCAACTTTGGCAGGTTTGGATCCAAATGGTGGTGTGGCTACAACTGATGGAGTAGTGGCAGGTTACTGGTGTTTTGGTAGTGCAGATTACGATGATGGAACATTTTCATTGGCAGACGACGTTGATTTAGGCCGTACAATGACGCACGAGGTAGGTCACTTCTTAGGATTAAGACATTTATGGGGTGATGGGCCATGTGCAACAGATTACTGTAATGATACACCGTTCTCATCCAATGCAGGAAATGCTCATTATATCTGCAATCCAAATCAGGACTCATGTCCAACACAGCCAGGGTTAGATATGGTGAGAAATTATATGAACTATACATATGATCTTTGTATGAATATTTTTACAGTGGATCAAACCGCTAGAATGATTACAGTGATGAATAATTCGCCGCGAAGATCAACGCTTAAAACATCCACAAAAGATGTTGCGATACCACTATTTGCTAATGATGCGGAGTTAAAAGCAGAGAAATTTTGCAGCACTGCTACATCTTGCGGAGCTTCGGCTGCTGTCTCTATTCCATTCAGTTTATATAATAGAGGTACATCAGCACTTACATCGGCTGTAATTTCTTACAGCGTAAATGGTGGTGCTGCTCAGACTTTTAACTGGACAGGAAATCTTGCTCAAAACAGATATGCTATTGTTTCTCTGCCAGCTACACAAGGTTCAACTGTAACTGCACAAATAATTTCTGTTAATGGGACCACAGATGCGAGAGCTGGTAATAATAATGCATTTGCTGTAGCTGGTGGTTATACAACTACACCAATTGCTGCTTCTACTGCTGTTACTTTTACTTTCCAGCCAGATTTTTACGGTTCTGAAACTTCGTGGACATTAAAAAACAGTGCTGGAGCAACTTTGTACTCTGGTGGTAATTATTCAGATGGTGTTGCTAATGGAAATCAGATAGTTTCTATGCCAGCTTTAGTAACGCAAACGTGGAATTTAGTTCCAGATTGCTACGTCTTTACAATTAATGATACAGAAGGAGATGGCATTGTAGTTTACGGTTATTATTATGTGAAAGATGCAGCAAATAATATATTGATTTCAGAAGGTGCAACAGATTTTGGATTTACACAATCTAAATCATTTAAAGTGCTGGTTTTGGATACCAAAGAGGCAAATGGTGTGGTAAATAGTAAAATCCAAATATATCCTAATCCTGCTACAGAAGTTTTAAATGTAACTAAAGTTTCAGATAAAGCCAAGTATGAAATTCACAATGCAGCAGGTCAGTTGGTCAGAGCTGGTAATATCAGTAACAATCAGGTAAGAGTAGCCGAATTGGTAAAAGGAACCTACATTATTACCGTGAGAGATAAAGGAATTTCAGAAACATTGAAGTTTATCAAAAAATAA